In Sphaeramia orbicularis chromosome 12, fSphaOr1.1, whole genome shotgun sequence, the following proteins share a genomic window:
- the LOC115430661 gene encoding beta-1,3-galactosyl-O-glycosyl-glycoprotein beta-1,6-N-acetylglucosaminyltransferase 4-like has protein sequence MRPCARWGRSGKRFLSTFLSLLTLCVLLLISSKFSPISERPPPAAIQDIKTFHKYSINCSAIYDMDPVEVGKSLVMRKQPVEDKDASLINLTSDCTFFMKARGYDDVCISEEERDYPLAYSLVVHKSAWMVERLIKSLYSPSNIYCIHYDKKSSAEFVSAMEGLSRCLPNVFIASKLESVYYASISRLNADLNCMSDLVKSQVKWKYLINMCGQDFPLKSNVELVSELKMLKGASMLETSKPTEYKMMRVQYHHELKDAHFEYLKIPMKTDQMKAPPPHGIEIFSGSAYFVLSREFVDHIHSSPVVKDFLAWSEDTYSPDEHFWATLARLPGVPGEIPRNHPDITDLMSRTRLVKWEYLEENIYPHCTGQHQRSVCIFGVGELRWLLDYGHWFANKFDPKVDPIIIQCLEETLEKKQKLFRSMASTTCH, from the coding sequence ATGCGTCCATGTGCGCGATGGGGAAGGAGCGGAAAAAGGTTCCTGTCTACGTTTCTGTCACTGCTCACCCTGTGCGTCCTGCTGCTGATCAGCTCAAAGTTCAGCCCCATAAGTGAACGTCCACCTCCAGCAGCTATACAGGACATAAAGACGTTTCATAAATACAGTATAAACTGCTCGGCTATATATGATATGGACCCAGTGGAGGTGGGTAAATCCTTAGTCATGAGGAAACAACCTGTGGAGGACAAAGATGCCAGTCTGATTAACCTCACGTCAGACTGCACCTTTTTCATGAAGGCCAGGGGTTATGATGATGTGTGCATCTCAGAGGAGGAAAGAGACTATCCTCTGGCTTATTCCCTAGTTGTGCATAAATCCGCCTGGATGGTGGAGAGACTCATCAAATCACTGTACTCTCCAAGTAACATCTACTGTATTCACTATGACAAAAAGTCTTCAGCTGAGTTTGTTTCAGCTATGGAAGGTTTGTCCCGTTGTTTGCCCAATGTTTTTATCGCCTCCAAACTTGAGTCGGTCTATTACGCAAGCATCAGTCGACTGAACGCAGACCTTAACTGTATGTCTGACCTCGTCAAGTCCCAAGTCAAGTGGAAATACCTCATCAACATGTGCGGCCAAGATTTCCCACTCAAGTCTAACGTCGAGCTGGTGTCTGAGCTGAAGATGTTAAAAGGTGCCAGTATGCTGGAGACAAGCAAACCCACTGAGTATAAGATGATGAGGGTCCAGTATCATCATGAGCTGAAAGACGCACATTTTGAGTACCTGAAAATACCCATGAAGACAGACCAGATGAAGGCCCCACCACCACATGGGATCGAAATTTTCTCCGGCAGTGCGTACTTTGTGTTGTCTCGGGAGTTTGTGGACCACATACATTCATCACCTGTGGTTAAAGATTTCCTAGCCTGGTCTGAGGACACCTACTCCCCCGATGAACACTTCTGGGCAACCCTTGCGCGCCTGCCGGGTGTTCCAGGGGAGATTCCTCGAAACCATCCAGACATCACAGACTTAATGAGCAGGACCAGGCTGGTGAAGTGGGAGTACCTGGAGGAAAACATTTACCCACACTGCACTGGGCAACACCAACGCAGCGTGTGCATTTTTGGCGTAGGAGAATTGCGCTGGTTGCTCGACTACGGACACTGGTTTGCCAATAAGTTCGACCCCAAAGTGGATCCTATCATTATTCAGTGCCTTGAGGAGACTctggagaaaaaacaaaagttaTTCCGATCTATGGCATCAACAACCTGTCATTAG